AAGGGAGAAATCACTGGGCCTTTCACCTTAGAGTAAAATGTAGGTCTTAGAAGATCCTATGAGAAAGTTCCCTCCTATTCTGAATTTGctaaatgttttgtttgtttgtttgtttgtttttgtttttgtttttatggaaggGTGTCTAATTTGACAAAagcttttctgcatctgttgaaatgatcatattgttttcctcctttattctgttaatttgTTGagttacattgattgattttgaaatgttaagccagtcttgcattcctggaataaatcccacttggtcatgatgtattaccTTTTTTATATGTCACTGgtttctatttgctaatattttatgaaggatttttatgtctttattcatgagggatattggtctatagttcttttttttttgtaatatctttatctggttttggaatcagggttaTACCAGCCTAATAAAAtaagttgggaagtgttccctcctcctctattttcttaaagaatttttgtgaggttagtgtgatttttttttttccttaaatgtttaatagaattcaccagtgaagccatctggacctgaaGTTATCTTTGTGGATAATGTTTTaactatgaattcaatttctgtattttatataggTCTATTAaagttttctacttctttctaaATCATTTTTGGCAATTTTGGTCCTTCAAGGAATGTGTCAATTTCATATAGGTAGTCACATTTACCCGCTCAAAGTTGGCCACAATAtacctttattattcttttcatgaCTGTAGGATCTATAgtaatgttttctctttcattcctcaTATTGTTAATTTGTGCCTTGTCTCTTTTTGTCTTGATCTGTTTGATGAGAGCCCTACAAATTTTACTGaccatttcaaagaaccagctttttaatttttattttcttcattgtttgttcattttctatttcactgagttctggtctttattatttccttctttctatttaCATTGggtttaatttctcattttctaacATCTAAATGGTAAACTTAGGTAAttgattttagggtttttttttctgatataagcaTTAAACCTAATACATTTCCCTCTATGCACTGCTCTAGGTCCATcccataattttttaataaatttttaattttagagtatttttagatttacagaaaagtggCAAATATAGTACAGAGTTTCCATATACCCTTCACCCTGTTTCCCCTATTGCTGATATTTCACATTGCTATGGTACATGTCACAAGATATCAACATTAATATATTACTATTAACTGAATCAATACTTTTTTTGGATTTCATAAGTTTTTCCCTAATGtccttttcattttccagaatCCTATCcagatattccattatatttagtCACCAGGTCTCTTTAGTGCCCTCTtgactgtgacagtttctcagattcTTTGTTATTGGTGACCTTGACTGTTTGAGGAATACCAGTAAGGTATCTTGTAGACTGTCTCTCAGTTTGTCTCTCTCAGGTTAGACTGGTGTTATGGGTTTTGAGGAGAAAGACCATGAAGGTGAAGCGCCATTCTCATCATATCATATAAAGAGTATGTATCAGCATGGCTTATCAATGACAGTATTAATCTTGATCAGTTGTCTGGAGTTGTGTTTGTCAGatttttccactgtaaagttacttcccatcctcctctcccccaaTCCCTTTCCATACTTTACTCTACAGCTCATACTCAAGAAGCATTCACATAATTTATCCGGAATTCTTCTGTCCTGAAGACTTGTCTCTTctcccacattttgtttattcagtcaTTGATTTATATCAATATagattcatggatatttatttgatattttgggCTATAATCCAATACTGCATTATTGGTTTTGTAACTCAGATTGTCCCAACTTTGGTCATGGAGCTTTTTTAGGTTGCTCCTGTATCCCTTCAACATGCCCCTATCCTTTTGatttttgagcatttccttaCTCTCTGGCACAAGATGTTCTAGGTTCATCTTGTATATTCCCTGTTGCAGTCCTATAATCAGCACTGCTTTAgcagcatcccacaaattttgatgtgttatattttcattatcatttaattcaaaatatcttCTAATTTCCACTATGACTTCTTCTTTAATtgatggattatttagaagtgtggtATCCAATTACCAAATATATGGAGTTTTCCTAAGTatcttactgatttctaatttaattccatcaTAATCAGAGAAATATTCTCTATGATGtcgattttttgggggggttgttagATGATGCTTTATTGAAAGATTCTCCTTTGTCGTTCTGAACTAGCTGGGCATGCCACTGCACCACCTTTGATGTCATCTGTGAGGTCATGAGGGCAGCACCCATcaacattgcagcccacagactgggcagtcctCAGAATGTCTTTAAAGCTTCCAGAGAGTTCTCCGGCTAAAGATCGGCACCACATCTGACAGACAATGTTGACAGTCTCATCAAAAGTGAcatttccactgtgcttaatgtttttctgcttccgTCTGTCTCTTGatggttccttgagggctttgtTAAtcggggcagaggcagaaggtatgaCTTCAATCTGGGCTCTCTGATCTGAATGGTCAGTGTCGCTGTAAACCTCAGACCCTTCCAATGTCATCACCAATC
The sequence above is a segment of the Zalophus californianus isolate mZalCal1 chromosome 2, mZalCal1.pri.v2, whole genome shotgun sequence genome. Coding sequences within it:
- the LOC113925405 gene encoding 60S ribosomal protein L12-like codes for the protein MTLEGSEVYSDTDHSDQRAQIEVIPSASAPINKALKEPSRDRRKQKNIKHSGNVTFDETVNIVCQMWCRSLAGELSGSFKDILRTAQSVGCNVDGCCPHDLTDDIKGGAVACPASSERQRRIFQ